A single genomic interval of Seriola aureovittata isolate HTS-2021-v1 ecotype China chromosome 10, ASM2101889v1, whole genome shotgun sequence harbors:
- the rpl4 gene encoding 60S ribosomal protein L4: MACARPLISVYSEKGESSGKNVVMPAVFKAPIRPDVVNFVHTNMRKNSRQPYAVSELAGHQTSAESWGTGRAVARIPRVRGGGTHRSGQGAFGNMCRGGRMFAPTKTWRRWHRRINTTQKRYAICSALAASAIPALVLSKGHRIEEIPEVPLVVDDKVEGYKKTKEAVLLLKKLKAWNDIKKVYASQRMRAGKGKMRNRRRIQRRGPCIIYNQDAGVTKAFRNIPGITLQNVNKLNLLRLAPGGHVGRFCIWTESAFRKLDELYGTWRKPASLKVDYNLPMHKMTNTDLSRILKSEEIQKALRAPNKKINRRVLKKNPLKNLRIMLKLNPYAKTARRHAILKHDPAIKAKMLKPKKKPGKKGAPAKPKA; the protein is encoded by the exons ATG GCCTGTGCCCGACCCCTGATCTCGGTTTATTCCGAGAAAGGAGAATCTTCAGGCAAAAATGTTGTAATGCCTGCTGTGTTTAAGGCTCCAATTCGCCCTGATGTTGTGAATTTTGTGCACACCAACATGCGCAAGAACAGCCGCCAGCCTTACGCAGTTAGTGAACTGGCAG GCCACCAGACCAGTGCAGAGTCCTGGGGTACAGGAAGAGCTGTGGCCCGTATCCCTCGTGTGAGAGGTGGTGGTACTCACCGCTCTGGCCAGGGTGCTTTTGGAAAT ATGTGTCGTGGAGGTCGCATGTTTGCCCCCACTAAAACCTGGCGCCGCTGGCACCGCAGGATCAACACAACCCAGAAGCGCTATGCCATCTGTTCTGCCCTTGCTGCTTCTGCCATTCCTGCACTTGTCTTGTCCAAAG GACACCGCATTGAGGAAATTCCTGAGGTCCCACTGGTGGTTGACGATAAAGTTGAAGGCTACAAGAAGACAAAGGAGGCCGTGCTCCTGCTGAAGAAGCTTAAGGCCTGGAATGACATTAAGAAG GTCTACGCCTCTCAGCGCATGCGTGCTGGTAAAGGTAAGATGAGGAACCGTCGCAGAATCCAACGCAGAGGGCCGTGCATCATCTACAACCAAGATGCTGGCGTCACCAAAGCCTTCAGAAATATCCCAG GCATCACTCTGCAGAACGTGAACAAACTGAACCTCCTGAGGCTCGCCCCTGGTGGTCACGTTGGACGCTTCTGCATCTGGACTGAGAGCGCTTTCCGCAAGCTGGATGAGCTGTATGGCACCTGGCGTAAACCTGCCTCCCTGAAGGTCGACTATAA CCTGCCAATGCACAAGATGACCAACACAGACCTGAGCAGGATTCTCAAGAGTGAGGAGATCCAGAAAGCACTTCGCGCACCTAA CAAGAAGATCAACCGCAGAGTACTGAAGAAGAATCCTCTTAAGAACTTGAGGATAATGCTCAAACTGAACCCATATGCCAAAACGGCAAGACGTCATGCCATCCTCAAGCATGACCCGGCG ATCAAGGCTAAGATGCTGAAACCCAAGAAGAAGCCCGGAAAGAAGGGAGCACCAGCCAAACCCAAGGCATAA